CCTCCCGGTCGATGCGCAGGCAACCAAACGTCGACGCCGAGCCGCCGTCGGCCGCGCCGCGTCGTGCGCGGTGGAGCACGGCGCGGACGCGCAGCATCAGCTCCCGCACGCTGAACGGCTTGACCACGTAGTCGTCCGCGCCGAGTTCGAAGCCGACGACGCGGTCGATCTCGTCGCCCTTGGCGGTCAGCATGACGATCGGGATGTGCGCCGTGCGGGGGTCCGCTCTCAGGGCGCGGCACACGTCGGTTCCCGGCAGGTCGGGCAACATCAGATCGAGGAGCACCAGGTCGGGCGCCGGATCGCGGCGCGCCGCCGCCAGCGCCGCGCTGCCGGTGGAGGCCGTCGCCACGTCGTACCCCTGGCGCTCGAGGTTGTAGGCGAGCGTCGCGACCAGATCCGGTTCGTCGTCGACCACGAGGATCCGCCGGGGCATGGCCCGGTGCATAGCACGCACCGCGTGACGCCGGCGCGACGGCCGCGCGAACGCCCGGCAACGCCGGAGCGGGCGGCCGCGAAGCGGCGCAAGGCACCTAAACGCGCGACCATCCCGGGATTGCCGCGCTGCGTCGAAAAGGGCTTGACATGTGACCTACCGATTGGTAAGTGCGTGTTGACCGATCGGTAAGTCATGGACGCGCCCGACTCCCACCCCACCGCCGACGTGCGCGAGCGCATCCTGCGCGCGGCGACCCGCCTGTTTGCGGCGCGCGGGTTCGACGGCGCGTCGCTGGCGGACATCGCGGGCGAGGTGGGCGTCACCAAGGCGGCGCTGCTGTACCACTTCCGGTCGAAGGACGACCTGCGCCGCGCGGTACTCGCCGAGCTTCTCGATCGGTGGAACGACGTGCTGCCGCGGCTGCTGATGGCCGCGACCTCGCCGGAGGGCCAGTTCGCCGCGGTCGTGGACGAGA
The sequence above is drawn from the Deltaproteobacteria bacterium genome and encodes:
- a CDS encoding response regulator; this encodes MPRRILVVDDEPDLVATLAYNLERQGYDVATASTGSAALAAARRDPAPDLVLLDLMLPDLPGTDVCRALRADPRTAHIPIVMLTAKGDEIDRVVGFELGADDYVVKPFSVRELMLRVRAVLHRARRGAADGGSASTFGCLRIDRE